From the Clostridium putrefaciens genome, one window contains:
- the grdD gene encoding glycine/sarcosine/betaine reductase complex component C subunit alpha: MEELKVKGMIADVFNDIAEGIKSGNFKEKVKIGLTTFGSEHGVEEMVKAAELAKNKYNDFEIVLIGPKVDGDFNIVEVENAEEGHKKMVELLDSGEIQGCVTQHFDFPIGVSTVGKVSTPATGRDLIIATTTGTTSTNRVEGMVLNAISGIAVAKSLGIKKPTLGILNIDGARQVERILKELKDNGYEFQFAESLRADGGSVMRGNDLLTATPDIMICDSLTGNILVKLFSSFTTGGNYETVGAGYGPGVGEGYTKLVNIVSRASGAPLICEALRYSATCAANNLIDVSKDEFKKANKAGLKDIIAKNTKEKVKPAEEDIKMPPKKVVTYSIAGIDILELEDACRALWKENIYSESGMGCTGPIVLVGEDEGTKAEEILVKTGFKS, translated from the coding sequence ATGGAAGAATTAAAAGTAAAAGGTATGATAGCTGATGTGTTTAACGATATAGCAGAAGGAATAAAAAGCGGAAATTTTAAAGAAAAAGTTAAAATAGGCCTTACTACATTTGGTAGTGAACATGGCGTAGAAGAAATGGTTAAAGCTGCAGAACTCGCAAAAAATAAATATAATGATTTTGAAATAGTGCTTATTGGACCTAAGGTAGATGGAGACTTTAACATAGTAGAAGTTGAAAATGCTGAAGAAGGCCATAAGAAAATGGTTGAATTATTAGATTCAGGGGAAATACAAGGCTGTGTAACTCAACACTTCGATTTCCCAATAGGAGTTTCCACAGTGGGTAAGGTTTCAACACCAGCTACTGGAAGAGATCTTATAATAGCAACTACAACAGGAACAACATCAACTAATAGAGTAGAGGGAATGGTTTTAAACGCCATTTCGGGAATAGCAGTAGCTAAATCCCTAGGAATTAAGAAACCTACACTTGGAATATTAAATATTGATGGAGCGAGACAAGTTGAACGTATATTGAAAGAGCTTAAAGATAACGGATATGAATTCCAGTTTGCAGAATCTTTAAGAGCAGACGGTGGTTCAGTAATGAGAGGTAATGATCTTTTAACTGCAACACCAGATATTATGATTTGTGATTCTCTTACAGGTAATATATTAGTAAAACTATTCTCATCATTTACTACAGGTGGTAACTACGAAACAGTAGGTGCTGGTTATGGACCAGGTGTTGGAGAAGGATATACTAAATTAGTTAATATAGTTTCTAGAGCATCAGGAGCACCACTTATTTGTGAAGCTTTAAGATATTCAGCTACTTGTGCAGCAAATAACTTAATAGATGTGTCAAAAGATGAGTTTAAGAAAGCTAATAAGGCTGGCCTAAAAGACATAATAGCAAAAAACACAAAAGAAAAAGTTAAACCTGCTGAAGAAGACATTAAGATGCCACCTAAAAAGGTTGTAACTTATTCTATAGCTGGAATAGATATATTGGAACTTGAAGATGCTTGCAGAGCTCTTTGGAAGGAAAATATATACTCTGAAAGTGGTATGGGGTGTACAGGACCTATAGTGCTAGTAGGTGAAGATGAAGGAACTAAGGCAGAAGAAATATTAGTTAAAACAGGGTTTAAGTCATAA
- a CDS encoding ABC transporter permease, translating to MNSMLFLTIIGILSATLRLATPLIFATLGGIFSEKSGVVNIALEGIMTAGAFFAVLGAYLTGSPWIGILFAIVGGMLFAAIHAYLSIHLMADQVISGVGINVFAPAFVGYLVYKFFGTPSQTSAVTALPYPSAAFAKVPLIGPLLAELNWFVWIALILVFVSQYVIYKTPLGLRIRAVGEHPKAADTLGISVYKVRYLSVLLSGVLGGLGGATLSIGIMNLYRENMVSGRGFIALAAMIFGNWKPRNAMFACMLFGFAETLQLYAKSFGWSIPGEFYAAFPYLLTMIMLAGFVGKTQAPLADGVPYKKGER from the coding sequence ATGAATAGCATGTTGTTTTTAACGATTATTGGTATATTATCTGCTACATTAAGGTTAGCAACACCTCTTATATTTGCAACGTTAGGTGGAATTTTTTCTGAAAAGTCCGGAGTTGTAAATATAGCATTAGAAGGTATAATGACAGCTGGAGCCTTCTTTGCGGTACTTGGAGCTTATCTTACAGGGAGTCCTTGGATTGGTATATTATTTGCCATAGTAGGTGGAATGCTATTTGCAGCAATACATGCTTATTTAAGTATTCACCTTATGGCAGATCAAGTTATATCAGGTGTTGGAATTAACGTATTTGCACCAGCGTTTGTAGGATATCTTGTATATAAGTTTTTTGGAACACCTTCACAAACTAGTGCAGTAACAGCACTTCCGTATCCTTCAGCAGCTTTTGCTAAGGTTCCATTAATAGGACCTCTTTTAGCAGAGCTAAACTGGTTTGTTTGGATTGCATTGATATTAGTTTTTGTATCACAGTATGTAATATATAAAACACCACTAGGTTTAAGAATAAGAGCTGTTGGAGAACATCCAAAAGCAGCAGATACATTAGGGATAAGTGTATACAAGGTACGTTATTTATCTGTATTACTATCAGGTGTATTAGGTGGACTTGGTGGAGCTACATTATCTATAGGAATCATGAATCTTTATAGAGAGAACATGGTAAGCGGTAGAGGGTTTATAGCTCTTGCAGCTATGATATTTGGTAATTGGAAGCCTAGAAATGCAATGTTTGCATGTATGTTATTTGGATTTGCTGAAACATTACAATTATATGCAAAGAGTTTTGGGTGGAGTATTCCAGGAGAATTCTATGCAGCCTTCCCATATTTATTAACAATGATAATGCTTGCTGGATTTGTTGGAAAGACTCAAGCCCCACTGGCAGACGGAGTTCCATATAAAAAAGGTGAGAGATAA
- a CDS encoding sugar-binding transcriptional regulator codes for MEEILKLQQKIVPELIELLEKRYNILRTIYYNQPIGRRILANNLELGERIVRTEINFLKSQNLIDINTPGMTVTKEGEEIIDKLKNFIHEIKGLSEIELKIKKALGLKSVIIVPGDMDEDKTVIKEIGRAGANILKSTLKSGYTIALTGGSTIKEVVDSLSKINNIEDVLVVPARGGMGINVETQANTLAANLSKKVNGHYKMLHVPDNISDKILESILKEKDVKNVLDSIKSSDVLIYGIGKAEEMALKRGMEVSKVKSIVDSGAEGEAFGCYFDKKGKLVCSTSVVGVTLSDTKRIPIVIAVAGGSSKADAIISTEFGNSNSTLITDEGAARGIMAIIKEL; via the coding sequence TTGGAAGAAATTCTAAAGCTACAACAAAAGATAGTTCCTGAATTAATTGAACTTTTAGAAAAACGATATAATATTTTAAGGACTATATATTATAATCAGCCTATTGGAAGAAGGATACTTGCCAATAACTTAGAACTAGGAGAGAGAATAGTAAGAACAGAAATAAACTTTCTAAAATCTCAAAACCTTATAGATATAAATACCCCAGGAATGACTGTTACAAAAGAAGGAGAAGAAATAATAGATAAACTCAAAAACTTTATTCATGAAATAAAAGGTTTATCTGAAATTGAACTTAAGATAAAAAAGGCATTAGGTCTTAAAAGTGTGATTATTGTTCCAGGAGATATGGATGAAGACAAGACAGTAATTAAGGAAATTGGTAGAGCAGGAGCAAATATTTTAAAGTCCACTCTAAAATCAGGATATACCATAGCCTTAACAGGTGGAAGTACAATAAAAGAAGTAGTAGATAGTTTATCTAAGATAAATAATATAGAAGATGTATTAGTTGTTCCAGCTAGAGGTGGTATGGGTATAAATGTAGAGACTCAAGCAAATACACTAGCGGCTAATTTATCTAAAAAAGTAAATGGCCATTATAAAATGCTTCACGTTCCAGATAATATAAGTGACAAAATACTAGAAAGTATACTAAAAGAAAAAGATGTGAAAAATGTTTTAGATAGTATAAAGTCATCAGATGTTTTAATATACGGAATTGGAAAAGCAGAAGAAATGGCATTAAAAAGAGGTATGGAAGTTAGCAAGGTAAAATCCATAGTAGATAGTGGCGCAGAAGGAGAAGCCTTTGGATGTTATTTCGACAAGAAAGGTAAACTTGTATGCTCAACGTCAGTTGTTGGGGTAACCTTAAGCGATACAAAAAGAATACCTATTGTTATAGCCGTAGCTGGAGGCTCAAGTAAAGCGGATGCTATTATTTCAACAGAATTTGGAAATTCTAATAGTACGCTTATTACAGATGAGGGTGCTGCTAGAGGTATTATGGCAATAATAAAAGAGCTATAA
- a CDS encoding BMP family lipoprotein gives MNKKKLVAALASVAVVATLFAGCASKTTEGDKAPAAGDTKKIKVGLVTDQGGVNDGSFNESAGRGIEQASKDLGIQKLNAIESKQQDAYEPNLKTMSNQADLVVGCGFMMEDAMKNVSGQITDKKFLLVDAEAKNPNVSSIKFKEHEGSFLAGVIAGKMTKTNKIGFVGGKEGDVIGRFEAGFVAGVMSVNEEAGKLLMAKDEKTPGQNIKYIDSFDDQGKGFEAAKLLYGSGVDIVYHAAGGAGLGVFKAAKDMGKFAIGADSDQAVTPTAKDYKDVIIFSMEKKVDVAVIDTIKDIQADKFEGGKLKILGIKEGAVGIAPTIHPDVPKDAMDLSKKAEQEIKDGKIIVPGTRAELLEFKAVEIK, from the coding sequence ATGAATAAGAAGAAATTAGTTGCTGCATTAGCATCAGTTGCAGTGGTAGCTACATTATTTGCAGGTTGTGCTAGCAAAACTACTGAAGGGGATAAAGCGCCAGCAGCGGGAGATACTAAAAAGATTAAGGTTGGTTTAGTTACAGACCAAGGAGGAGTTAATGATGGTTCCTTTAATGAGTCTGCAGGAAGAGGAATAGAACAAGCAAGTAAAGATTTAGGAATACAAAAATTAAATGCTATAGAATCAAAACAACAAGATGCTTATGAACCAAACTTAAAGACTATGTCAAACCAAGCTGACTTAGTAGTAGGTTGTGGATTTATGATGGAAGATGCAATGAAAAATGTATCAGGACAAATTACAGACAAGAAATTCTTGCTAGTTGATGCTGAAGCCAAAAATCCTAATGTATCATCTATAAAATTTAAAGAACATGAAGGTTCATTCTTAGCAGGGGTAATAGCTGGTAAGATGACAAAAACAAATAAAATTGGGTTTGTTGGTGGTAAAGAAGGAGACGTTATTGGTAGATTTGAAGCTGGATTCGTAGCTGGAGTTATGAGCGTTAACGAAGAAGCAGGTAAGTTACTAATGGCTAAAGATGAAAAAACACCAGGACAAAACATTAAATATATTGATTCATTTGATGACCAAGGTAAAGGATTTGAAGCTGCAAAACTTTTATATGGTAGCGGAGTTGATATAGTTTACCATGCAGCTGGTGGAGCAGGTCTTGGAGTATTTAAAGCAGCAAAAGACATGGGTAAATTTGCAATTGGTGCTGACTCAGACCAAGCAGTTACACCTACAGCAAAAGACTACAAAGATGTTATAATATTCTCAATGGAGAAAAAAGTTGATGTTGCAGTTATAGATACAATAAAAGATATTCAAGCTGATAAATTTGAAGGTGGAAAGCTTAAGATATTAGGAATTAAAGAAGGCGCTGTTGGTATAGCTCCAACTATACATCCTGATGTTCCAAAAGATGCTATGGATTTATCTAAAAAAGCTGAACAAGAAATAAAAGATGGTAAAATAATAGTTCCTGGTACACGTGCTGAACTTTTGGAATTTAAAGCAGTAGAAATTAAGTAA
- the rpoN gene encoding RNA polymerase factor sigma-54 yields MDFSLNLAQEQKLIMTQQMQLSVKLLQMSSYDLQEYIENEFQENPILEMDYENKKEYETQDKINYKELVKYLEFDNYGSQSYKNYDEHEEVSPFNFIANEKSLKEYLYEQVSELNESNYIKTLCEYTIESLDSKGYLSLPSEYIAKELKIDIDVFEKVLKIIQNFEPDGIGARSLKECLKIQMRKKHMLDDNMCKIIDNHLEDLSENRYQNIAKSLNITVKEAQICGDSIKTLEPKPSSGFFTGEEVKYVSPDAYIRKVDGKYIIEMNENLIPRLSINSLYKNILNDEKDKVATEFVKDKINSAIFLIKSIEQRKSTVYRVIEKIIELQYDYFEFGKEYLKPMTLREIAESLNMHESTISRAIKDKYIYTNKGTIKIKDLFITGVYSLNQGEDISVFNIKREIKRLIEEEDKKKPISDQIICEKLSENGMNISRRTVAKYREELQIKSSNKRKRF; encoded by the coding sequence ATGGATTTTAGCTTAAATTTAGCCCAAGAACAAAAGTTGATAATGACTCAACAAATGCAACTTTCTGTAAAGCTTTTGCAGATGTCTAGTTATGATCTTCAAGAATATATAGAAAATGAATTCCAGGAAAATCCCATTTTGGAAATGGATTATGAAAATAAAAAAGAATATGAAACACAGGATAAAATTAATTACAAAGAGTTAGTAAAGTATTTAGAATTTGATAATTATGGTTCGCAAAGCTACAAAAATTATGATGAACATGAAGAAGTATCACCTTTTAATTTTATAGCTAATGAAAAGTCATTGAAGGAATATTTATATGAACAGGTATCTGAATTAAATGAAAGTAATTACATAAAGACTCTTTGTGAGTATACAATCGAAAGTTTAGATAGCAAAGGCTATTTAAGTTTACCTAGTGAATATATAGCAAAAGAACTTAAGATAGACATAGATGTTTTTGAAAAGGTATTGAAAATAATTCAAAACTTTGAGCCAGATGGTATAGGTGCTAGAAGCTTAAAAGAATGTCTTAAAATTCAAATGAGAAAAAAGCATATGTTAGATGATAATATGTGTAAGATTATTGATAATCATCTAGAAGACTTATCAGAAAATAGATATCAAAACATTGCAAAGTCATTAAATATTACTGTAAAAGAAGCTCAAATTTGTGGTGATAGTATAAAAACATTAGAACCTAAACCTTCAAGTGGGTTTTTCACAGGAGAAGAAGTTAAATATGTATCTCCAGATGCTTATATTCGAAAAGTTGATGGAAAATATATTATAGAGATGAATGAAAATCTTATACCAAGACTTTCTATAAATTCATTGTACAAAAATATATTAAATGATGAGAAGGATAAAGTAGCTACTGAATTTGTAAAAGACAAAATAAATAGTGCCATCTTCTTAATTAAAAGTATTGAACAAAGAAAGAGCACTGTATATAGGGTAATAGAAAAGATCATAGAGCTTCAATATGATTATTTTGAGTTTGGAAAAGAATATTTAAAACCTATGACATTGAGAGAGATAGCTGAAAGTTTAAATATGCATGAGTCAACTATAAGTAGAGCCATAAAGGATAAATATATATATACAAATAAAGGAACGATTAAAATTAAGGATCTTTTTATCACGGGAGTTTATAGTTTAAACCAAGGAGAAGACATTTCTGTTTTTAACATTAAAAGAGAAATTAAAAGATTAATCGAAGAAGAGGATAAAAAGAAACCAATTTCTGATCAAATCATTTGTGAAAAATTGAGTGAAAATGGTATGAATATTTCACGTAGGACTGTGGCAAAATATAGAGAAGAGTTACAAATAAAATCATCAAACAAAAGAAAAAGATTTTAA
- the gap gene encoding type I glyceraldehyde-3-phosphate dehydrogenase, which produces MVKIGINGFGRIGRNVFKALVANYGSQLEVVAINDLTDSKTLAHLLKYDSLFGRYDKSVEVKDNSIVVDGREIKIFAEREPKNIGWASMGVDIVIESTGFFTDGEKAKDHMAQGSVKKVVISAPAKNEDITIVMGVNDKDYDPSKHNIISNASCTTNCLAPFAKILHEKFGIKKGLMTTIHSYTNDQKILDAPHSDLRRARAAAESMIPTTTGAAKAVALVLPELKGKLNGFSLRVPTPTVSCTDLVVELERDTTVEEINAAFKEASETYMKGILGYEEEPLVSMDYRGDARSSIIDAPSTMVIEGNMAKVVSWYDNEWGYSNRLADLTSKIAKSL; this is translated from the coding sequence ATGGTTAAAATAGGGATAAATGGATTTGGAAGAATAGGGAGAAATGTTTTTAAGGCTTTAGTAGCAAATTACGGTAGTCAATTAGAAGTGGTTGCAATAAATGATTTAACAGATTCTAAAACATTAGCTCATCTTTTAAAATATGACTCATTATTTGGTAGATATGATAAATCCGTAGAAGTAAAAGATAATTCAATAGTTGTAGACGGAAGAGAAATAAAGATATTTGCTGAAAGAGAACCTAAGAACATAGGTTGGGCTTCAATGGGAGTGGACATAGTTATAGAATCTACAGGGTTCTTTACAGATGGAGAAAAAGCTAAGGACCATATGGCACAAGGATCAGTTAAAAAGGTTGTTATATCTGCACCAGCTAAAAATGAAGATATAACAATAGTTATGGGTGTTAATGATAAAGATTATGATCCATCTAAGCACAATATTATATCAAATGCATCTTGTACAACAAACTGTTTAGCACCTTTTGCTAAGATATTACATGAAAAGTTTGGTATAAAAAAGGGTCTTATGACAACTATTCACTCATATACAAATGATCAAAAGATATTAGATGCTCCTCATAGTGATTTAAGAAGAGCAAGAGCAGCAGCAGAATCAATGATACCAACTACAACAGGAGCTGCTAAAGCGGTTGCACTTGTATTACCAGAATTAAAAGGAAAATTAAATGGATTCTCACTTAGAGTTCCAACTCCAACTGTTTCTTGCACAGACTTAGTTGTAGAACTAGAAAGAGATACTACAGTTGAAGAAATAAATGCAGCATTTAAAGAAGCATCAGAAACTTACATGAAGGGTATACTTGGATATGAAGAAGAACCATTAGTATCCATGGATTACAGAGGAGATGCTAGATCTTCTATAATAGATGCACCATCAACTATGGTTATAGAAGGAAACATGGCAAAGGTAGTTTCTTGGTATGATAACGAATGGGGATATTCAAATAGACTTGCAGACCTCACTTCAAAGATTGCAAAGAGCTTATAA
- a CDS encoding ABC transporter ATP-binding protein, protein MEKVVEMKGITKVFPGVIANENVDFDLKKGEIHVLLGENGAGKTTLMNVLYGLYAQEAGDIFIKGNKVSIKNPKEAIDLGIGMVHQHFMLVHNFTVAQNMILGNEPKKGINLDINKAITDTKALSQKYGFNIDPEAIIEDMTVGQQQKVEILKALYRGAEILILDEPTAVLTPQEIVELGVILKNLVKEGKSIILITHKLKEIMIMSDRVTIIRRGKLIGVIETKETNIDELAEMMVGRKVNLKVEKGDIKLGETVLKIEDLKVLDHRKIPAVKGVNLEVRRGEILAIAGVDGNGQTELIEAIAGLRKPLSGKVVLNGKDITGKSSKDAIEAGLGHIAEDRHKRGLILKYSLYENSILGVHYKSPFAKGIMMNYKEIKDYTKRLIKNYDVRTPNEEVTASSLSGGNQQKIVIAREIEKNPELLIAAQPTRGLDVGAIEYIHRRLVEERDNNRAVLLVSLELDEVLSLADRIAVIYDGQIVDILDAKDATEQKLGILMAGGTLKKEVEGGESRE, encoded by the coding sequence GTGGAAAAAGTTGTTGAAATGAAAGGCATAACTAAAGTATTTCCAGGTGTAATTGCTAATGAAAATGTTGATTTTGACTTAAAAAAAGGAGAAATCCACGTTTTACTAGGAGAAAATGGAGCTGGAAAGACAACTTTGATGAATGTTCTTTATGGCCTTTATGCACAAGAGGCAGGAGATATATTTATAAAAGGGAATAAGGTGAGCATCAAGAATCCAAAAGAAGCTATAGATTTAGGAATAGGTATGGTTCATCAACATTTTATGTTAGTTCATAACTTTACAGTAGCTCAAAATATGATATTAGGTAATGAACCTAAAAAGGGGATAAATCTAGATATAAATAAAGCTATAACCGATACTAAAGCGCTTTCACAAAAATATGGCTTCAATATAGACCCAGAAGCTATAATAGAAGACATGACAGTGGGACAACAGCAAAAGGTGGAAATATTGAAGGCTCTTTACAGAGGAGCAGAAATACTTATACTAGATGAACCTACAGCAGTTCTTACTCCACAGGAAATCGTAGAATTAGGGGTAATCCTGAAAAATCTTGTAAAAGAGGGTAAGTCCATTATACTTATTACTCATAAATTAAAAGAAATTATGATTATGAGTGATAGAGTAACTATTATTCGTAGGGGTAAGCTAATTGGTGTTATAGAAACAAAAGAAACTAATATAGATGAACTTGCTGAAATGATGGTAGGTAGAAAAGTAAACTTAAAAGTAGAAAAGGGTGACATAAAACTTGGTGAAACTGTCTTAAAGATAGAAGATCTTAAGGTTTTAGACCATAGAAAAATACCTGCAGTTAAAGGTGTTAACTTAGAAGTTAGAAGAGGGGAAATACTTGCTATAGCAGGGGTAGATGGTAATGGTCAGACTGAACTTATAGAAGCTATAGCAGGACTTAGAAAACCACTTAGTGGAAAAGTTGTGTTAAACGGCAAAGATATAACAGGGAAAAGTTCTAAAGATGCTATAGAAGCAGGTTTAGGCCACATAGCAGAAGATAGACATAAAAGAGGACTTATATTAAAATATTCCTTATATGAAAACTCTATACTTGGGGTTCATTACAAATCACCTTTTGCAAAAGGTATAATGATGAATTATAAAGAAATTAAAGATTATACAAAAAGACTAATTAAGAACTATGATGTTAGAACGCCTAATGAAGAGGTAACTGCATCCTCACTATCAGGTGGAAATCAGCAGAAAATAGTTATAGCAAGGGAAATTGAAAAGAATCCAGAATTGCTTATAGCAGCTCAGCCTACAAGAGGACTAGATGTAGGAGCTATAGAGTATATTCACAGAAGATTAGTTGAAGAAAGGGATAATAATAGAGCAGTACTTTTAGTATCCTTAGAGCTAGATGAAGTGCTTTCTCTTGCAGATAGAATAGCTGTTATCTATGATGGTCAAATAGTTGACATATTAGATGCAAAAGATGCTACAGAACAAAAACTAGGCATATTAATGGCTGGTGGTACATTAAAGAAAGAAGTGGAAGGGGGAGAGAGTCGTGAGTAA
- a CDS encoding ABC transporter permease, which yields MSNPKKEKKELPGFVREFSISIFSIVVALFISIFFVMIALNTGFGESTKVLFSSIWAGSFGSKSQLIETLVFTTPLIFTGLAHAIAFKTGLFNIGVEGQFIIGMMTATMVGFIPGIPRGLHILLILIVGIISGGFWAAIPGYLKAKIGTNEVVNTIMMNFIAMNLANYFTMGVFHKPDSASTFPIKESAYLTRFLGDNYRLNTGIFIAIVLAVLIYVLFWKTTIGYEIRAVGLNPFAAEYGGISIKKNIILAMAISGAVAGLGGAIHIAGVQHQSVQLFSFPNFGMDGIAVALVAKSNPIGVIFSALLFGALNLSSGTLMLYGIPKTISALVQGIVILFIAAEYIFKWISEKRKKEAIVNE from the coding sequence GTGAGTAATCCTAAAAAAGAAAAGAAAGAGCTACCGGGATTTGTAAGAGAGTTTTCTATTTCTATTTTTTCAATTGTCGTAGCTTTATTTATTTCTATATTTTTTGTAATGATAGCATTAAATACAGGATTTGGTGAATCAACTAAGGTACTTTTTTCATCTATTTGGGCAGGTAGCTTTGGGTCAAAGTCACAACTAATAGAAACTTTAGTATTTACTACACCACTTATATTTACAGGTCTTGCTCATGCTATAGCATTTAAAACAGGACTATTTAATATAGGTGTTGAAGGACAATTTATAATTGGAATGATGACAGCTACCATGGTAGGATTTATACCCGGAATACCAAGGGGACTACATATCTTATTAATACTTATAGTTGGAATTATTTCAGGAGGATTCTGGGCAGCGATACCTGGATATTTAAAGGCGAAGATTGGAACTAATGAAGTTGTAAATACTATAATGATGAACTTCATTGCTATGAACTTAGCGAATTACTTCACTATGGGTGTATTTCATAAGCCAGATAGTGCATCTACTTTCCCAATTAAAGAAAGCGCTTATCTTACAAGGTTTTTAGGAGATAACTATAGATTAAACACAGGAATATTTATAGCAATAGTATTAGCAGTGCTAATATATGTTCTATTTTGGAAGACCACTATAGGATACGAAATACGTGCTGTAGGTCTTAATCCATTTGCAGCAGAGTATGGTGGAATAAGCATAAAGAAAAATATAATACTTGCTATGGCAATTTCAGGAGCGGTTGCAGGACTTGGTGGAGCAATTCACATAGCTGGGGTGCAACATCAATCAGTTCAATTATTCTCGTTCCCGAATTTCGGGATGGATGGTATAGCTGTAGCTTTAGTTGCTAAGAGTAATCCAATAGGCGTTATTTTTTCAGCCTTATTATTTGGTGCTTTGAATCTAAGTTCAGGTACATTAATGCTTTATGGAATACCTAAGACTATATCTGCATTAGTTCAAGGTATAGTAATATTATTTATAGCGGCTGAATACATCTTTAAATGGATTTCTGAAAAGAGAAAAAAGGAGGCCATTGTAAATGAATAG
- the grdC gene encoding glycine/sarcosine/betaine reductase complex component C subunit beta, translated as MDFPVIKKAAYILVNAPDMVIHNGTTQSLERETHPDSEYLTKIKDNLRSYEEVVGYAPNQTYIGNMTPEELKERPRPWYNETIENARRYGKFGEIMPQDEFYGMIKLSDSFDLVLLEKAFTEKVREKFLNHPILKSKANDLKEGSDIEDINKLVDNGIAEGLYEGETLVGCVKRAHEFDKNLTSHIIIENLVVKASGVLSLMHLMKDCDIKDTEVEYIIECSEEAIGDMNQRGGGNIAKGLGEIAGFTGATGIDLRGFCAGPSHALITAAALVKSGVYKTVAVVGGGSSAKLGMNGKDHIKKGLNILEDCIGGFAVLIGENDGINPVLRTDIVGRHTIGHGSSPQAVLEALVSEPLERAGLQITDIDKFAPEMQTPDLTETAGAGDVPTQNYKMIGALAVKKGQLDRKEIGNFVVEHGYPGYAPTQGHIPSGVPIIGHAREHMLNNEMNKFMVIGKGSLFLGRMTNLFDGVSIVVEKNTGAKAEVEGVSKEEVKSMVADAMKDFAAYLMNN; from the coding sequence ATGGATTTTCCGGTAATAAAAAAAGCAGCATATATCTTAGTTAATGCACCAGATATGGTAATACATAATGGTACAACTCAATCATTAGAGAGAGAAACACATCCAGATTCTGAATACCTAACAAAAATTAAAGATAATTTAAGAAGTTACGAAGAGGTAGTGGGGTACGCTCCAAACCAAACTTATATAGGTAATATGACACCAGAAGAATTAAAAGAACGTCCAAGACCTTGGTACAATGAGACAATAGAGAATGCTAGAAGATATGGTAAGTTCGGTGAGATAATGCCACAAGATGAGTTTTATGGAATGATAAAACTTTCAGATTCATTTGATCTTGTATTATTAGAAAAAGCTTTTACTGAAAAGGTAAGAGAAAAGTTTTTAAATCACCCTATATTAAAAAGTAAGGCTAATGATTTAAAAGAAGGTTCTGATATAGAAGATATAAATAAACTAGTAGATAATGGAATAGCAGAAGGATTATACGAAGGAGAAACTCTTGTAGGTTGTGTAAAAAGAGCTCATGAGTTCGACAAAAATTTGACTTCTCATATAATCATAGAAAACTTAGTAGTAAAAGCTTCAGGTGTTTTATCATTAATGCATCTTATGAAGGATTGTGATATAAAAGATACTGAAGTTGAATATATAATTGAATGTTCAGAAGAGGCTATTGGAGATATGAATCAAAGAGGTGGTGGAAACATTGCTAAGGGTCTAGGAGAAATAGCAGGGTTTACAGGAGCTACTGGAATTGACCTTAGAGGTTTTTGTGCAGGACCTAGCCACGCTTTAATAACAGCAGCAGCTTTAGTTAAATCAGGAGTATATAAAACAGTAGCTGTAGTAGGTGGTGGATCTTCCGCTAAGCTTGGAATGAATGGAAAAGACCACATAAAAAAAGGACTTAACATTCTAGAAGACTGTATTGGTGGATTTGCAGTATTAATAGGTGAAAATGATGGGATAAACCCAGTTCTAAGAACTGATATAGTTGGAAGACATACAATAGGACATGGATCTTCACCACAAGCAGTTCTTGAAGCACTTGTTTCAGAACCTCTTGAAAGAGCAGGACTACAAATAACAGATATAGATAAGTTTGCACCAGAAATGCAAACACCAGACTTAACAGAAACAGCAGGCGCTGGAGATGTTCCTACACAAAACTATAAAATGATAGGAGCTTTAGCTGTTAAAAAAGGTCAATTAGATAGAAAAGAAATTGGAAACTTTGTAGTTGAGCATGGATATCCAGGATATGCACCAACACAAGGACATATACCATCTGGAGTGCCTATAATTGGTCATGCTAGAGAACATATGCTTAACAATGAAATGAATAAATTTATGGTAATAGGAAAAGGAAGCTTATTTTTAGGAAGAATGACTAACCTATTTGACGGAGTATCTATAGTAGTTGAGAAAAATACTGGAGCAAAGGCAGAAGTAGAGGGCGTTTCAAAAGAAGAAGTTAAATCTATGGTAGCTGATGCAATGAAAGATTTTGCAGCTTACTTAATGAATAATTAA